The Lolium rigidum isolate FL_2022 chromosome 2, APGP_CSIRO_Lrig_0.1, whole genome shotgun sequence genomic interval ccgcgaagcgtcgtGGCTCGCGCAAGAACCTAAAGGAGAAGAATGCAGCGGCCACCGGCCAGCAGGCGTGGCAGATGCAGGTGAAAGTCGGTGTCGCGCAAGTAGgcctccatccgaccttagcggagggctacatgctcgtcaagcaagaggggatcgccggcgtcgctcctccggcctcttCGGTGaggtcggtaagttcccagctgcgtcctggaactcTCGCTCCCCTGCAGGGCCACCCGGCGTCGCGTTTTGCGTCCGGCGTGGCGTCGGTGCAGTTCAACGGGGCGGCGCTTTCCGGCCTCAACCgaacgcctagaagcggtgactcgtgTCCGGGCGCGACACACAAGACGCGCCAGCTGCCGAAGGAGAGGATGCCGGAGCCCCGCGTCCTGTTTGACGAAATGGCAGCGACTGCCCCgatgatggacgacccggtatgtGTGCTCTCTCAATGTGTACGACTGCCCtgtatcatgcgtctgacgtccggtcattcgtaggcctattggaaggaccggaatgagACATACATCCATGCCTTGATCTGTGGCGGCGGCTTCGTTGGCGACACCGGTGTCGGGACATGCCCGCATGATGAGTGGGGACcgacgcaagatgcggaggacatcgatcGCGCACGGTGTTCACCACCCAGCCCATGCAACCAACACCCGTGTGCGTCGACGACTTTGAGTATGCGCCAACAGAGTCTGTCCTCACCACGGACAATGCtacgaagaagaagggggagccacaggacacaaggattcatcgacgacgaggacaaaTGTTTGTGCGACGTGTGGCTGGCAACAAGCCATGACTGTATCAATGGCGCCCAACAAAAGGGCAAGGTGTACTGGGCCAAGGTCATGCATGAGTACAACGAGAAGAAGATGCACCCGCCGTACCACATCCCAAGCCCTCGCACGGAAGAATCCCtcagaaaaagatggaactacatcaaacaagagacaagcaagttctgctcggccGTCGAGCATTGCATCAACAACCCCGTACGCGGCGCTGGCGTGATTTCAGTGGTAAATAAGAgacaaccatcatcattctattATATTTACATCATTATATGTACATCATTAGCGGCGTTGACGTGATTCCAGGTATCCCGGGCCTTGGAGAGGTTCAAGGCAGTGCATAAGAAGAgctaccatatggtccattgctagGACAAGCTCAAGGACGCGCAAAAGTGCAGGACAAGTTTTGTGGCCTACgatgaagctgtgaagaatgggaTAGCGGTCAACctcgacgacgaagaagatgatcATGGCCGTCAAGCCCTTCCACCCCGTCCCGAGGCCATAGGGCTACCAAGGCAGATCTAGCCCGAGAGGCACAGGCCATAGCGTTCACGCAGAgcctggagaagatgatggccgacaatcatgccgccttggctgctagggacgagaagaggcgtctggaaaaagaggccgcagcttccatcttcctcaacctcacgaaagaggtcattgaggtccaaaggatggacgtcgaagccaaaaaggcagacgccgtGGCCAAATTGAGTGACGCCGAGGccaggaggatggacgccaaggccaagacccgtgcagaggacacaaggattatgctagccgacttgagcaacGTCGACGACGAAATCCGCGTGTGAGACGCCTGATCGTCCGCGCCATGCGCCCAACatcttggcctccttttggactttttatgCTGTTCagaccttgttgtgccccttttggactccactttgcaCCGTACCATGTgtaaagtgtgatgaacttatttcGGACCTCAATTTAACGTAATTTGAGACTTCTATTTCCTGCAAATAGAGCTAATTTGCTCTTTTCTGAAACTAAACTGGCCCACGCTGGAAATGtgtcggcccgctggagccaccctagcgcaaacggacgcacgaccATTTCAGCGTCCGCccggcgacgcaaatggacgcccgCGGACATTTTGGGCGTGCGAAATGCGTCGtgatgttggagatgcccttagaagtCAAATACACAACAAACTCATTTAAGAAATGATAATTACGTGTCTGCCCCAAAACACAAAATCCTGGTGTTCTGGAAAGCGAGTTGTACGGAAACGACAAACTTTCATAATTTATCACTACTCTAGCAGCTTGGCCAGTTACCCAAATTCACGATTATTCTATTTCCTTATGCTCCCAACAATATAGTGGTTAAATAGGATTactttcttcgcgagaccttttaCTTTTTTAAAACCAGAAACCATGTTTAGGGGAAACAAGTTCTAAAAAAACTCTGAATCCAAACAAGCCATAGTTGTTAACGGAAATGGCAAAGCTAGGGCAGGATCATAGTGGAGCAAAAGGGAAAATATGGGTAAGTTCGCACAGGGGCTAATGGCTCTTATTTTATTATCTAAGCCCTTAACTATAAGGGAACAAAAGGAAAATATGGGTATAACCATATTCATGTATAGTTAATAAGAAAATCTTGTCCTCGGGTCATTTGTCTAACAGGCGCAGTATCATCTCATACGATTTTAAAACAGCAAAGCAACCATACAGTAGAGGATGTCGCTGTTGCTAACAGTGTCATCTGTGAAAGATTCAAATGTCTGACCTATATACTATTATCTACACATGCAGCAAGAAAGTAAGCTCATCAGTACGTCCATAATGTGCCATATGGCAAAGCCTCCAGTTTTTATGCAGCGTCCTCCTCTGAAGAATCCATCACCTGACGGCTATGAATCATGGCCATTGGcatcaggagcaggagcaggagcaggagctggTGGTGGTGCTTCTAGTGCGAGAGTTTCCTGCTCGGAGATTGGTGCTCCCGCGGTTCCATTCTGCTGCAGGGTACGACATTTAGTGTCAAGTAAGATAACTGAACTGGCCAAAAATCAAGAAAGAGACTCCTTATTGTAAGAAAAATCTGAACATATAATTTgtgtacttcaaaaaaaaaagcttaGCACTCTAAGTCCAATAGGAACATGTATATTTGCTGTAGTTTCATGTAAAACTCCAGTTCACAAAACGGTATATGCACAACTCCAATTTCAGGTTCTGTGTATCAACTCTGATAATGCAGGTTGTCAATCTAATGGAAGCAGAGAATCAGTGACTTACAGCGTCATTGGTTGCTGGTGGCACTACTTGCAAAGGCACGTGAGGACTTCTCGTGACATCTCTCAAGAAACCCTAGGAAGGTCAAACACGTTGGAGAAGATGCATTAACATCACAATATCAATATTACAAAGTCAGGCATGAGGTATGCTAAAATTGTGAGGATTTTCGCTGTATAACATCATGTAGCTCAAGTAGTAATCGTGAAAAGAATGGCATATATAAAACAGCATAATGTGAATCTGACAAGCCCTCCCCTTTCTGAAAGATAAATACAACAACACTCCTATGCAAGGTAGGGATTTCAAACTTCAAAAGTTCAAAACCAAGCTATTAGGCAGACGAAAGCCTTTCGAGGGTGTTAAAATTTCatgattatatatatatactcagtgTTTCAAGATGGGAAGTACAGGTGGGATAAGATCTGAGATGTATTATCAGTTCTTTACTTAGTTTTTCTTGAAAAAATCCTTCAAAAATGCTCTCTACAGCTCAAATTACAAACCAGATTATAGCTGGAAACAAATTACTTACAACATGTAGCTTATCACTTGGTATACGAGGAAAGACAACAAACACACTGTTGCCTATAAGCGATAATAAAGCCAAAAAAACAAGTTACATGGTGTCAGAGCATTAGCATCTGACATAACAGATCATACCGAAGAATATTTTGTAACAGATGGGCTCTAGACAACTAAGAGATAGTCTCATATTATTAATGTTAAAGGGGACAAGGCTTCTTTACTATATAATATAGGCTGTGCAATGACACAACCTGCTATCAATATTGGTACAAGCACTAAGATCTAGAAACATACTAACACAACACCCTCAAGCATTTAATTACCTTGTTTGCCCACATTAGTCCACATGCATTGCACAAAGTCTTTGTTCCATTCGGTCCTTTACGCATCATAGGTGTCAATGTTGAACTAATACCACAATGCTGACATCTGAAAGAATTGGAAGAACTGTTACCGTTTTGTATTCTGAAGCGAGTTGCGGCATCAAATAAAACGTATAATATAAAAACAAGTGTGCAGGAAGCATCTACTATCATTCAATGATCAGAAGCACTTTCAACAATACCAGCTAATTTTTCGACAAGTAACAATCAACTAGCAAGAAAGGATGAGATAGAAGTGCTAGACTTAGTAACAGCGAGCGATGCATGTCTTTAAGTTTTGCATTTtgatttactgagttcagttctaTGCATCATGAGCTGGTGGAATATAACCTTCTAGAGGCACAAGAGTATGAGAGGGTGATGTGGATCCAATGAGAAGCCAGGCAACTAACAACATTAGTCCAGATCAGTAAACACAAGATTCAATTTCGTTTGTACACAGCAAACTCCTGGTTATAGGCATATGGGATATCACACCAAAGCTAATTTCCAACAATACAAGGATCATTCACAATCTGTATAGAGCACCTGTTTGTATGcaaatatcatccttccttccttcTTAACTTATAGAATCGTCAAGATAAAGCAATTTCAAGCACCCATATATACACTAGTAGAGAGTATCAAACATAGTAAAGCTGTTTGCATACTTACACAGAAGCAGATTGAGGCCGATCTTCCACTGCACCCCAATTTGTTGAACCATCTGAATTAGTCACACCAGATGTGCCTTCTTCGGCCTTTGCTTTTGACGATGTAAACTGACCCTTATGGCGCTTCATCCTGCAAATGTGGAAGAAGTATGTATGGCATCATAACACGGTACACAAAGGGCGAAGCTGACTTGTATGTTCACCAAGCTAGCACTGTACCTATGCGCAACTTCCTTCCTAACAGAGTATCGGATCTTCTTATCAAAGTTTCTCTCCTTGCGCTTTTCGCGGAACCTCATCAGTGATTCCATACGGTGTGAAAAGTTAATGGCCTGTATCAGAGAATACACTCGATAACATCAGCACCACATGATAGGGAAGTTTCTCAACGGATAAATGGCACAGCTCACCGAGAGAGGTCTAACCTTTCTGTATggcgaggaagacgacggccccgGGATTGATCCTGGTGGGAGCTCCTTTCCTCCGAGCAGCAAGAGCACTGCTTGCACCTGCGTAGTAGTTAACCAAATTCAAAGCAATCTAATTAAGCACATGGGACAGGGTGGGCAAGAGACAGAAAAACGCCGGGGAGGGATCACAGGCGGCACCTTCTCGGCGGACACGTTCTCGAAGACGAACGCCTCGCCCTGGAACGAGAGCGTGAGCGTTTGCGGCAGAGGTTGCTGCACGCCGGCCGTCGGAGCCATCGCCTCGtgctgccccgccgccgccgctgctgctgctgcccccTCCGCGTCCATCGAGATGGCCTCCCCGGTGCCATAGTCGTACCCGTACTCGATCccttcctctccttcctcctcctccccctcttcttcttcctcctcctcctcctcctccccctcctcctcgtgCTCGAGATGCGGCTCGTACTGCTCCATCGGCCCCGGCTCCGGCTGCAGCtcggccatcgccgccgcagcagccgcctcctcctccccgaccGGCTGCTCCGGCGGGGGGCGCTCCGGGCCGCGGCGGGGCTGGTATGGCTTGGTGGCGTCGTGGTGGCCGCTCATGGTGGGGGACGGGATCGGATCGGACGATGGGGGTGGAACCCTAGGAGGAGCCTCGGATCTATTTGCCGCAGTCTGTGGACGGTGACGCGCGTGTGGGTTATTCTGGCCGTTCGATTTGTACTACTTTTTCGCTGCTCTCTTTTCAACCGCACGCCAAGAATTCAGGGCATGACAGGTGGGGCATGAGGTATAATAAtcgcaaaaaagaaaaaacaatttcctctttctttgaagaaagtctGTTTTTAACCCTCCAACTTTGGTAAGAGTTTAGTTATAGTCCTTGAAGTTCTATTTGGTCCAAAAGAGACATTGAACTTCCAAAATCAGTTTTGGGATATTTCATGTCGATGCCTTGTTGCGAAAAACCGCAGATTGATATAACCAAATTGAACCGGGCCAAACCCGTCTGTTTGGGACCCATCTAAAATCCCCATCATGTGGTCAAAATCCCCAAATTTGCGGTCAAAATCTCTCTATCAATCAGTAGTTGGAGTAACTTCCTCGTTTTTCTTGCGGGCAAAGGGGGATTTCATTACTTATAAAGGGTCACATGATGCTCAAGTTCTAGCTCCCGAAGCTTGATAAGGGTCTAAACCTAGCCATACATCGGTTCGGCTTTTTATTCTCGCTTAACTAGTGAGATAGTGACTAACCCTAATATGACCTATCCATTTTTACATATTTCCAAATTCTATCTCTGCTAAATAGGCGTTTAATCTCCAAAAAAATAGATGCACCACTCACGATCAGTCAAGATAGTGATGATGGACCGCCGTAACCAGCTGGAAACAATCTGTGTCGATGATGATTGTCAACTTGCGATATTGGAGGGTTAGCATTAGTCTTTTCAAACATGCTTGTATTTCTGCTTCCAACGCATCTTCACGGCTCAACAGAAACCGACATGCAGAGAAAAATATACGACCAGAATCATCGCGTAGAATCATACCCGAACCTGCCGAACTATCATCCACTTTGTAAGACCCATCCGGGGGGCACCAAGGTTTATTTGGCAGTTTCTTCTTTTGGTTGCAAGGCACCAGGCACCAGGGACATGGAGTCATGGCGAGCGCCATAGATTTACCCTTTAGAGTAGCCACAAAATGTGAGCTCTTAGGTGAGCGTTTGAGTGATAAAAATAAATTAGTTGATTAAATAATGTAGCCAAGTGACCAACCACGCAGCGCTCGGCTCTTGTCTCTACGAGATGCAATAGTCTTTAATCCACGAGAGTTTGATGCTTCTATAGTCCTAAATCTAAAACTATGAGGAAGACACCTACAAATGCTCGTCAAACACTTGATATAGTATAGAACACCATCATAAGTTTATTTGAAGGCATGCGCTTCGCGACCCTAAGGAATTAAAACTTCATAAAGGCATAGACTTCTCAACATCCCACTAGACCCGGAGAAGAATCAGAGGCTCCTGGACTCCACAAGTAGTGGAGTGCACATTATGGAGCGTGCTCTGAGCGGTGAGGATTTATTCTGATACTTACAGTCCCACCAACAAGCCTgtgcaaggatgcaaagcaagaacgccAAGAAAAGTGCTCAAATTATTCTCTCTTAAAttgcaccaaagcaacaaatggtaTGGAAAAACTAGAGGAGGGAGAACAATGGTGGAGGTCAaccaatgactccaagatctagatccaaggggttcccctcacttatagGACAATTTGTTTGGTGGTGATTGTAGATTTATACATCCTCTTCCAAAGCCCTCAAAAAGAAGAAAGGATCATAGGATGgttaggagaggaagcaagctcaagagggtCAGCAATGTAGGTCAATTTCTTGCCCAAGAACTGTTGGGGAAAAAGCCTCTTTTATAGGAAAAGAAAATTTGACCGTTTGGGTAAAACCCGACCAAagtcggtgccagggccggtcaaaTTGTCGCCCACGCCAACCTTCCCGGTCCCCATCCTAGTGCACGACTCCCAGCCACAACGGAATGGGCACTACAACTAAGAAAATGCTTCTGAAATAGTCATTACGGTGAGCTCCAGTGTGGTAAGCGGTGAAGACCGGACATTCTGACGCTAGGCACACTGGAATGGGAAAACTAATTCTGGTGCCAAGCATGGCGAGACCGGATTGCCAACCGACAGAAAACTAAGCATATGAAAACGGTGGTAACTTTTGCCTCTAGACGTTGACTATAGCAAATTTGGACTTTTTGAAAAGCTAAGAACAAGATCTATCTAGTAGAGACTTTAAAACCCAACAAGGATCAAAAGATTAAAATCAAAAAGTGGAGATATGTCAAACCTCCCAATGTGAAGAACCGATAAAACCCCCAACCTTgaaaacacaatagaagatgcacATGAATTCCGTTTTCGTTGAACTTGGGATTCTCAAGAAGCTCACACagataagaaccaagaagcaacaagatagGAAGATGTAAAGTTTGCAAAGGTTTGATCTCCCTatgatgatgtgatcaagttatcCAACcgtaagcccctcttgatagtgcggatatctatcctataacccggtctcccaacaactacCTTGAGACCGGTCAAATGAAGAACTagaaaggccatacctttgccttgctcaTCCCGCTTGACATTGATGCTCGTgcttcatgcttcattcaagATGGAGTGatgcacttgatcattgttgcttcgtgaagactcatagtttgctcccccatacaccactataTGATAGATTCATTAAGGAACATCTTCACATGCCCATTATCActaaatggatggcaagcttcaagcatgatctTCTCGATATTCTCATCATGAACTttcccttctcaaccttgatgatggTCACCATTTTATGTCATCCTCTAATGGGATATGAGATCTTACTTTTGATGCATgctcatggaaagatacctaacccacatagagaaCATAAATACACATATATGATAGGTTAGTTCACAAATCATAATTTACAAGTCTTACCataccacaagatcacatgatacATGTGGTACTTATTCTTTATGCTCCATTTGTTGGCCAACTTAAATCCAATCTTTGttcttagtcttggtcaaccttgtatgtcctcatgctctatcataacaTCTTGAGTTACATAACAAACTATTTATTTGATTACGTGATCTAAACCTTTGTAAACTATAGCTCAACTCGAGGATTCTATCATGACACCATCTTAgggccatatcttgaattcttctcttgaatcaaactctcaagatcttgatgccaatagtcaaggtatatctttatcttcatggcatccatacttgaatccaacatatggactacAAACATTACCTAtgtaatattccttcatataaaactcaatgaaaacattaatcCATACTGAttgccattaattaccaaaaccacacgttGGGGCAATGCACCCTTACAATCTCTCCCATTTTGTTAATTCATGACAAACTCAACAAGAGAGTTTAGATAAtgaatattaaaaaaattatgcaaCTTATcgaagaataagttgtatactagATGTtgcatttggtatggtcaagtaacacaaagctaatatcccatatcaaaaccgatTCAACTCACACAAAATACAATTAATGTTAGAGATGTGATTAGAACCAACATATCTAGAGCAACCCCCCCCCCCAAACATTATATGCATGTGtgttgaaattgaatttcattgcaCACATTGTCAAGCATAACCTTCGTgggagtttccactatatatccaACCACGTAAGGCATAAAAGATAGAATGCATgacaggcaaaacacttaagcacaaaccaaactcaagtataaactattccttaaaccctctaaatttCACCCCCACTATCAACAAGTGACAAAATGGATGAATATAGACGACCAAATATAGTATGAGTTCCTCCCCAATGCGTGCATACGAGTGGAATAAAATGCGCAGAGCCAACGACAAAAAACTTGGAGAAAATCAGACTATATTGAGGATAAAAGATTGCAAATAGAACGGTAATtagaatgaagcaagcaatcagaGGATCCAAAGAACCAATTAGATAAGGAAGATATCATGATGGTAACCCCCAAATGTTGGGGATCAccgcagtacaattcgataagtatttgagtgtcaaacCGACAAGGagttgaaggtaaactatctattctctaaatccctataactcacttatatggccttctatgcaaatcTAGGAGATATCGTATGTGTGTGTGAAGAGCCTTTTACTATGAAACTACAAGTGCTTaaattaaaatgcaagaagtaaaagTAATGCAAGGAAAgtaaagtgatatgaagtaaactGAAGTGGGAATGTGGGATAACTCAAGGGAAAATGTGTTCTAGCAAATTTctacttcatttgtgtggttgtcataattagtgaagcacaaagatagtatttttattgtttcttctagagagaagccatagataggtgtagccatggATATGAACAAATACACCCCTACTGATTGATCCCAAGGCCAATTAAGAGCAAATAAGGGAATTATTAAAACATAAAGTCCAACCATcgctgtaagtttaaaggtccccataatgAAACCCCATATTTGATTAATCATGATTAATacaacatgcatctaagaattaGGACAAGGTTTCTGTCAGCTCCCGCTGTCCCTCtcccactactagggaaaagcctataggtggaggcaagtggtgccggcgcaccaccttggacatgcgccggtggaaagtattgccggcgcaccacaattcagccgcgccggcgatgaaggacTACTGTCGGCGCACCTTGGGAAAAgactcgccggcgctatttcctggcatggccccggccgattcgggccaggcccaagaatNNNNNNNNNNNNNNNNNNNNNNNNNNNNNNNNNNNNNNNNNNNNNNNNNNNNNNNNNNNNNNNNNNNNNNNNNNNNNNNNNNNNNNNNNNNNNNNNNNNNCGAGCGTCATTATTTGTTTCTACTTGTTTAATAAATGGATCCCAACATTGTAGAGAGATCATTCATCATGTATGGACAAAACTTGGCCTTGCTTCCAGGTTCGGCAAGTTTTCTTCACAAATGCTATATCAATTAGAAATGATATAAGGGAAGAATAGcaaatattctgaaacaaatagcCAGAACATAATGCGTTAAGCTTGCCGCAGTACTGCACTATTAGAACATATATACTAAATCACAGCGTTTATCAGTGTCAGATAATTTCTCAATGAGCGTTGCCAGTGGCTTTGTCTGGTGTTTATAATAAAGGCGGAAAGCGAGCAAACTgttttcatccttgtgtttgtttcaaataaccttgctagcctaaaccttgtatcgagagggaatacttctcatgcatccaaaatctttgagccaaccactatgccatttgtgtccaccatacctacctactacatggtatttctccgccattccaaagtaaattgcttgagtgctacctttaaaatttccattcttcacctttacaatatatagctcatgggacaaatagcttaaaaactattgtggtattgaatatgtacttatgcactttatctcttattaagttgcttgttgtgcgataaccatgttcctggggacgccatcaactactcttttgttgaatatcatgtgagttgctatgcatgtccgtcttgtctgaagtaagggagatttaccactcatttaatggttagagcatgcatattgttagagaagaacattgggcagctaactaaagccatgaatcatggtggaagtttcgagttttggacatatatcctcaatctcatatgagaacattaattgttgctacatgcttatgcataaaagaggagtccattatcacgttgtctatgttgtcccggtatggatgtctaagttgagaataatcaaaagcgagaaatccaatgcgaaccttctccttagacctttgtacagagcggcatagaggtacccctttgtgacacttggttaaaacatgtgtattgcgatgataatcccggtaatccaagctaattaggacaaggtgcaggcactattagtatactatgcatgaggcttgcaacttgtaggatataatttacataactcatatgctttattactaccgttgacaaaattgtttcttgtttttaaaaccaaagctctagcacaaatatagcaatcaatgcttccctctgcgaagggcatttcttttacttttaatgttgagtcagttcacctatctctctcca includes:
- the LOC124687304 gene encoding GATA transcription factor 17-like isoform X1, yielding MSGHHDATKPYQPRRGPERPPPEQPVGEEEAAAAAAMAELQPEPGPMEQYEPHLEHEEEGEEEEEEEEEEGEEEEGEEGIEYGYDYGTGEAISMDAEGAAAAAAAAGQHEAMAPTAGVQQPLPQTLTLSFQGEAFVFENVSAEKVQAVLLLLGGKELPPGSIPGPSSSSPYRKAINFSHRMESLMRFREKRKERNFDKKIRYSVRKEVAHRMKRHKGQFTSSKAKAEEGTSGVTNSDGSTNWGAVEDRPQSASVCQHCGISSTLTPMMRKGPNGTKTLCNACGLMWANKGFLRDVTRSPHVPLQVVPPATNDAQNGTAGAPISEQETLALEAPPPAPAPAPAPDANGHDS
- the LOC124687304 gene encoding GATA transcription factor 17-like isoform X2, whose protein sequence is MSGHHDATKPYQPRRGPERPPPEQPVGEEEAAAAAAMAELQPEPGPMEQYEPHLEHEEEGEEEEEEEEEEGEEEEGEEGIEYGYDYGTGEAISMDAEGAAAAAAAAGQHEAMAPTAGVQQPLPQTLTLSFQGEAFVFENVSAEKVQAVLLLLGGKELPPGSIPGPSSSSPYRKAINFSHRMESLMRFREKRKERNFDKKIRYSVRKEVAHRMKRHKGQFTSSKAKAEEGTSGVTNSDGSTNWGAVEDRPQSASVCQHCGISSTLTPMMRKGPNGTKTLCNACGLMWANKGFLRDVTRSPHVPLQVVPPATNDANGTAGAPISEQETLALEAPPPAPAPAPAPDANGHDS